The following proteins come from a genomic window of Corynebacterium sp. P4-C1:
- a CDS encoding glutamate-5-semialdehyde dehydrogenase, which produces MSDTRDLEREEVMAKAQAAKAVAPRLATLPTAEKDAVLHAAAEELVARTEEILAANQRDIEEGKAVGLSGSLIDRLALDADRIEGIAGGLRQVASLQDPVGEVLRGRVMYNGIQMKQVRVPLGVMGMVYEARPNVTVDAFGLALKSGNVALLRGSKSARNSNEALVEILQDVAEKYGLPREIVQLLPCESHDSVQDLITARGLVDVVIPRGSARLIEAVVTGATVPAIETGTGNCHFYIDADADLDQAIAMAINGKTRRCSVCNATETVLIDGALDPRDQLRVITELQEAGVTVHGDVDKLSALGAENVVAATEEDWTDEYLSMDIAVQIVDGVDGAIAHIAQYTSGHTEAIASLNAYTCQKFAAEVDAAAVMINASTAFTDGEQYGMGAEIGISTQKFHARGPMALPELTSTKWILEGTGQTRD; this is translated from the coding sequence ATGAGTGATACGAGAGACTTGGAACGCGAAGAGGTAATGGCCAAAGCACAGGCGGCTAAAGCCGTCGCCCCGAGGTTGGCGACGTTGCCCACCGCCGAAAAGGATGCGGTGTTGCACGCGGCGGCGGAGGAACTCGTCGCGCGCACCGAGGAGATTCTCGCCGCGAACCAGCGCGATATCGAGGAAGGAAAAGCAGTCGGGTTGAGCGGCTCCCTCATCGACAGGCTGGCACTCGATGCCGACCGGATCGAGGGGATCGCCGGCGGGCTGCGCCAGGTCGCCTCGCTGCAGGATCCGGTGGGGGAGGTCCTGCGCGGCCGAGTCATGTACAACGGCATCCAAATGAAGCAGGTCCGCGTGCCCCTCGGCGTCATGGGCATGGTCTACGAAGCCCGTCCGAATGTGACGGTCGACGCCTTCGGTCTTGCGTTGAAGTCGGGCAACGTGGCGCTTCTGCGCGGGTCGAAGTCGGCGCGGAACTCGAATGAGGCGCTCGTGGAAATCCTCCAGGACGTCGCGGAGAAGTATGGCCTGCCGCGCGAGATCGTGCAGCTCCTCCCGTGCGAGTCCCACGATTCGGTCCAGGACCTCATCACCGCGCGCGGACTCGTCGACGTTGTCATTCCGCGCGGCTCGGCCCGCCTCATCGAGGCGGTGGTCACAGGAGCGACCGTGCCCGCTATCGAGACCGGCACGGGCAACTGCCACTTCTACATTGACGCCGATGCGGACCTCGACCAAGCAATCGCCATGGCGATCAACGGAAAGACGCGCCGTTGCTCCGTGTGCAACGCGACCGAAACAGTGCTTATCGACGGCGCCCTCGACCCCCGCGACCAGCTCCGCGTCATCACTGAGCTGCAGGAGGCGGGGGTGACGGTGCACGGGGACGTCGATAAGCTCTCTGCTCTCGGCGCGGAGAACGTGGTCGCCGCGACGGAGGAAGATTGGACCGACGAATATCTCTCGATGGACATCGCCGTGCAGATCGTCGACGGGGTGGACGGGGCAATTGCCCACATCGCGCAGTACACGTCGGGACACACTGAGGCGATTGCGTCGCTCAACGCGTACACCTGCCAGAAATTCGCCGCGGAGGTCGACGCCGCCGCCGTCATGATCAACGCTTCGACCGCCTTCACTGACGGCGAGCAGTACGGAATGGGAGCCGAGATCGGCATTTCCACCCAGAAGTTCCACGCCCGCGGCCCCATGGCGCTACCGGAGTTGACTAGCACGAAGTGGATTTTGGAGGGTACTGGACAGACGCGCGACTAG
- a CDS encoding D-isomer specific 2-hydroxyacid dehydrogenase family protein, with the protein MKFAILPSPWSLTVDELEGHGHHHVDIEDNPDVLIYHGGAEEFPEALPDSVQLVQFAWAGIDALDGAGTLKRSGVRWANAAGLYDDAVAESALALILGALHQFERVTPDGTAKKVIEEESRYLVEDMTVAIIGAGGIGKKLIDFLAPFKPEILAVNRSGNPVDGADETIPINDADGVWGRADVVVLIAPLTQQTRGMVDASVLAKMKKNSVLINVGRGPLVVTDDLVAALNDGTIAGAALDVTDPEPLPADHPLWESDRCLITPHTGSTPRFGKERIGGLALQNWDAFNRGEQMLTEVDVEQGY; encoded by the coding sequence ATGAAGTTCGCGATCTTGCCCTCGCCGTGGTCCTTAACCGTCGACGAGCTGGAAGGCCACGGCCACCATCATGTGGACATCGAAGACAACCCCGACGTGCTGATTTATCACGGTGGCGCGGAGGAATTCCCGGAAGCCCTGCCGGACAGTGTCCAACTCGTCCAGTTCGCGTGGGCGGGCATCGACGCTCTCGACGGGGCGGGGACTCTCAAGCGCTCAGGTGTGCGGTGGGCGAATGCGGCGGGGCTGTACGACGATGCAGTGGCCGAATCCGCTCTCGCGCTCATCCTTGGGGCGCTGCACCAGTTCGAGCGGGTCACCCCGGATGGTACGGCGAAGAAAGTCATCGAGGAAGAATCCCGCTACCTCGTGGAGGACATGACGGTGGCCATTATCGGTGCGGGAGGTATCGGCAAGAAACTGATAGATTTCTTGGCCCCGTTCAAACCAGAGATTCTCGCGGTGAACCGGTCCGGCAACCCCGTCGACGGTGCGGATGAGACCATTCCGATCAATGACGCGGACGGGGTGTGGGGCCGTGCGGATGTCGTTGTCCTCATTGCGCCGTTGACGCAGCAGACGCGCGGCATGGTCGATGCGTCAGTGCTAGCGAAGATGAAGAAGAATTCGGTCCTAATCAATGTTGGACGAGGTCCGCTGGTGGTCACCGATGATCTCGTAGCGGCGCTTAACGACGGCACGATCGCGGGGGCAGCTCTGGATGTCACCGACCCGGAACCGTTGCCCGCCGATCATCCGTTGTGGGAATCAGATCGCTGCCTGATCACTCCGCACACCGGAAGCACCCCGCGATTCGGTAAGGAGCGTATTGGAGGACTCGCCCTGCAGAACTGGGATGCGTTCAATCGCGGCGAGCAAATGCTCACCGAAGTCGACGTGGAGCAGGGGTATTAA